The DNA window CGCGACTCGGTCCAGGCATGTGGAAGGCGCAACTCCTACCTCGGCGGCAAGATCGCGATAGGTGGTCCGGGCGTCGTTCTGCAAGAGGCGCAGTATGTGCAGATCGACCGGGTCCAGTACGACAGATTCGGCCATGGCCCGAACGTAACACGGAGTGCTGACACTACTTCCCGGTAATTGTTCAGAGTCATGTCATGAACACCGACACCCCGACCGTCGACGCCGCGCCCATACCCCGGGCCCTGGCCACCGAAGCCGTGCACGCCGGCCGCGAAGACCTCGCCGCGCTGGGCCTGCACGCCGTTCCGCTCGACCTGTCGACCACCTATCCGTCGTCCGACAGCCGGGGGGAGGCGGCCAGGATCGACGAGTTCGCCGCCACCGGCGCGCGGCCGGACGGCCCTCCCGTGTACGCCCGGCTGGACAACCCGACCACCGCCCGCTTCGAGGACGGACTCGCGCGGCTGGAGGGCGCCGAGAGCGCCGTCGCCTTCGCCAGCGGCATGGCCGCGCTCAGCGCCGTACTCCTCGCCCGGGCGAGTGAGGGCCTGCGCCACGTCGTCGCCGTACGGCCGCTGTACGGATGCAGCGACCACCTCCTGAACGCCGGACTGCTCGGCACCGAGGTGACCTTCGTGGAGCCGGACGGCATCGCGGACGCGATACGTCCCGACACCGGCCTCGTGATGGTGGAGACGCCCGCCAACCCGACGCTCGCCGAGGTCGACATCCGGGCGGTCGCGCGGTCCTGCGGGCCGGTTCCGCTGCTCGTCGACAACACCTTCGCGACGCCCGTCCTCCAGCGCCCCCTGGAACAGGGCGCGCGGATCGTCCTGCACAGCGCGACGAAGTACCTCGGCGGACACGGCGACGTCCTCGGCGGGGTGGTGGCGTGCGACGAGGACTTCGCGCGGCAGCTGCGCCAGGTGCGGTTCGCGACCGGCGGCGTACTGCATCCGCTCGCCGGATACCTGCTGCTGCGCGGGCTCTCGACGCTGCCCGTACGGATGCGGGCGGCCTCGGCGACCGCGGCCGAGCTGGCGCGGCGGCTGGCCGCCGATCCGCGCGTGGCGCGCGTGCACTATCCGAAGCTGGGCGGCGCGATGGTCGCCTTCGAGGTGTATGGCGATCCGCACGCGGTCATCGCGGGCGTACGGCTGATCACCCCGGCCGTCAGCCTCGGCAGCGTGGATTCGCTCATCCAGCATCCGGCCTCCATCAGCCACCGCATCGTGGCCGAGGGAGACCGGCGGTCCTCGGGGGTCAGTGACCGGCTGCTGCGGATGTCGGCCGGCCTGGAGGACGTGGAGGATCTGTGGCGGGACCTGTGCGAGGCCCTCAGTGCTGCCGGGGCCGGCCGGCCCGTGCCGGTGCCTGTTGCGTCCACGACTGTGCCTGTGCCTGTCCCCCTGTATGTGCGGGACGCGGTCGTACCTGCGCCGGCCCGGACTCGGACGCAGTCGCAGCCAGCCGCGCGGTGACTACCAGCGTGCCCTCCTCGATCTGGTAGTCGAGGGGCAGGCCGAGGCCGCGCATCGCCGCGACCATGCCGGTGTTGGACGACTGGGTGACGGCGTAGACGCTGTCGCAGCCCGCCTCGACGGCGAGCGCCACCAGGCGTTCCAGCAGCTCGGAGCCGATACCGCGACGCTGCCACGCGTCCTCGACGAGCAGCGCCACCTCTGTCTCGTCGCCGTCCCACAGGAGATGACCGAGGGCGACGAGGCGGCCGGACGCCGTCTGGACGGCGAGGGTGCGGCCGAAGCGCGGGCTGAGCAGGTGGCTGAGGTAACGGTCGGCGTCGCCCACCGGGCCGTGGTAGCGCAGGCTCAGGGTGCGCTCGCCGCAGCGGTCGTGCATGGCGCGGGCGGCTTCGAGGTCGTCGAGGCCGGCCCTGCGTACGGTGATCTCGTTGCCCTCGGGGAGCGTCAGAATGTCCTCGCTGCGCGGGATGCGCGGGCCGAGGCGGGCGTCGAGCTCGACCAGGGCGCGGGCGCGCGCGAACTCCGTGGGAGTGAACGGCAGGTAGTGGCGCTCGATGATGATCACGCCGCCGGACGGGTCGCGCAGCTTCATGACCGTTCCGTCGAGCACGCCCTCGACCGGTGCGCTCTCGCCGGTGGGGCGGCCGGTGAGGGTGGTCGCGGGCAGCGAGTGGATGGTGCAGCGTCCGAGGAGCTGGCGCAGGGCCAGCGGCAGCTCGGCGGCGTCGAGCGCGGTGCGGGTGGCGAGGCCGAGCACCCGTGTGGGGGCGTCCACCAGGTCGTGGGTGTCGGCCCGCTCAAGCCATGTGTCGCTGCCCCCGGCCGCGGCCGTCTCGCGGGTGAGGTGGGAGGCATGGAGAGCGGCGGGGGCGCGCAGCAGCAACTCGTCTACGGTGCCTTCGGCGAGCGGGTGGGTCTGGAGCGTCAGGATGTCCACCTGGTGGCGGGCCAGGGCGGTGCACAGCAGCGCGAGACTGCCGGGCTCGTCCTTGACGGTGGTCCGCATCCGCCACAGCGCTGTTTCGGCGTCAGGCGTTCCTGCGCCCGCGCCGGCGTCGGAGTCCTTCGCGCCGGCGCTCTGCGCACCGGCGCCCGGATCCGCGCCCGGATCACCGGCGGTCGGCGGCGGCGCATGGCTGTGGCGCCGTGCCCACCAGGTGTGGAACCCGGCCGTGGCGGCGAGCGCCACGGCCGAGATCACCAGCAGGTACGGGCCGTCCGGTCCGTGCACGATCAGGTTCGCCACGGCGTCGGCGACGGCCACCGCCGTGAACAGGGCGGCGAGTTCGACGAGGTCCCGCCGCCAGTGGTGCGAGCGGCGGAACCTCTTCGCGGACGTCGTCCTGGCCACTTCAGTCCCCTTTGTCACGTCAGTCACGTCAGTCATATCGGTCATGGCACCACTGTGGCCGAGTGGTGTTGCGCGATCACGAACGCTTTGTGACTGACGGGTTAAGTGTGCTTCTGGGGGCTTAGGGTCGTTTTCAATCACTTCACAGGCCCACCCGGCCCGGTTGCAGCACCTTGCTGAACAGCACCACGCCTCCCTCCGCGCGCAGACGTACCGTCAGCTCGCCGCTCCCGCCGTCGATTTCGACCTCGCCGAAGTACTGCGGTGACTCCATCGGCGACACGTTGGCACGGGACGGTGCCTTAACGAAGACCTGGTCGGGGCCGAAGGTGGCGTCGAGCCGGCCCGCCGGGAAACCGCCCGCGGCCAGTGGTCCGGACACGAACTCCCAGAAGGGCGCGAAGTCCTTGAACGCCGCACGGGACGGGTCGTAGTGCTGCGCGGAGGTGTAATGCACATCGGCGGTGAGCCACACCGTGCCCGTGACGCGAGCGTGCTTGATGTGGCGCAGGAGTTCCGCGATCTGGAGCTCGCGTCCCAGCGGCGCTCCGGAATCGCCCTGTGCGACGGCCTCGAAGTTGGCCGCCCCGTCCGGGACGACGATGCCCAGCGGCATGTCGGAGGCGATCACCTTCCACACCGCACGGGAGCGCGACAGCTCCCGCTTGAGCCAGGCGAGCTGCTCCGCTCCGAGGATCCCCGTCGCGTCGTCCGGCTGCCGGCCGGGCGAGTTGGCGTTGCGGTACGTCCGCATGTCGAGGACGAAGACATCGAGCAGCGGGCCCTGCCTGACCACCCGGTAGATACGGCGGTCGTCGTCCTTCCGGGGCTCCACGCGCGCGTGCAGCGTCGAAACGGGAAAGTACTCGCCGAACGCCCGCATCGACCGGGCCGCCAGTACGTCGACGTTCTTCTCCGTGTACCGGGCGTCGTCCAGGATCTGTCCCGGGTACCAGTTGTTCCGCACCTCGTGGTCGTCCCACTGCACGATCGAGGGAACCTGCGCGTTGAAACGGCGGACGTGCTCGTCAAGCAGGTTGTACCGGAAGTTCCCGCGGAACTCGTCCAGGGTCTCGGCGACCTTCGACTTCTCCGGGGTGGTGATGTTCCGCCACACCCGCCCGTCCGGCAGCGTCACGCTCGGCTGGATGACACCGTCCGCGTACACCGTGTCGCCGCTGCACAGGAAGAAGTCCGGGTCGAGGCGGCGCATCTCCTCGTACACCCGGTAGCCGCCGATGTCCGGATTGATGCCCCACCCCTGTCCGGCGATGTCGCCGGACCACAGGAAGCGCACACCGGCACGTCGCTTGGCCGAGGCCGTACGGAACGTTCCCCGGAACGGCTCACCGCTGCGCCTGGGATCGTCGGGATCGGCGAGCGTCACACGGTAGTGAACCTGTTCGCCGGAGGGCAGTCCGCGCAGCAACGTCGTACCCGTGAAGTCCGTGCCGGGGCCGAGCAGCGGACCGTGCCATCTGCGCGCGTGGCGGAAGGACTCGGTCGCCGCCGTTTCCACGATCATCCGGGCCGGACG is part of the Streptomyces agglomeratus genome and encodes:
- a CDS encoding PLP-dependent transferase, with amino-acid sequence MNTDTPTVDAAPIPRALATEAVHAGREDLAALGLHAVPLDLSTTYPSSDSRGEAARIDEFAATGARPDGPPVYARLDNPTTARFEDGLARLEGAESAVAFASGMAALSAVLLARASEGLRHVVAVRPLYGCSDHLLNAGLLGTEVTFVEPDGIADAIRPDTGLVMVETPANPTLAEVDIRAVARSCGPVPLLVDNTFATPVLQRPLEQGARIVLHSATKYLGGHGDVLGGVVACDEDFARQLRQVRFATGGVLHPLAGYLLLRGLSTLPVRMRAASATAAELARRLAADPRVARVHYPKLGGAMVAFEVYGDPHAVIAGVRLITPAVSLGSVDSLIQHPASISHRIVAEGDRRSSGVSDRLLRMSAGLEDVEDLWRDLCEALSAAGAGRPVPVPVASTTVPVPVPLYVRDAVVPAPARTRTQSQPAAR
- a CDS encoding alkaline phosphatase D family protein encodes the protein MPYSGPENQPRNQPQNPSPAQGLPRARPPGRRALLRGTLAASAALALPAGAGRAAAAPAQVFSGRPRATWGVQTGDVTSSSGLVWVRSDRPARMIVETAATESFRHARRWHGPLLGPGTDFTGTTLLRGLPSGEQVHYRVTLADPDDPRRSGEPFRGTFRTASAKRRAGVRFLWSGDIAGQGWGINPDIGGYRVYEEMRRLDPDFFLCSGDTVYADGVIQPSVTLPDGRVWRNITTPEKSKVAETLDEFRGNFRYNLLDEHVRRFNAQVPSIVQWDDHEVRNNWYPGQILDDARYTEKNVDVLAARSMRAFGEYFPVSTLHARVEPRKDDDRRIYRVVRQGPLLDVFVLDMRTYRNANSPGRQPDDATGILGAEQLAWLKRELSRSRAVWKVIASDMPLGIVVPDGAANFEAVAQGDSGAPLGRELQIAELLRHIKHARVTGTVWLTADVHYTSAQHYDPSRAAFKDFAPFWEFVSGPLAAGGFPAGRLDATFGPDQVFVKAPSRANVSPMESPQYFGEVEIDGGSGELTVRLRAEGGVVLFSKVLQPGRVGL